CAAAAGTGGCGCCTGATCGGATATTGTCGAAATAGACCGTCTGCGTCGTCGCTTGCCGGCGTCTATAGACGCCGATGTCCACACCCATCGCGTTTGTGATCTTATGGCCGTCGTCGCCAACGCGCCCAGGATCGAAGCCCCAATGCGCTTTGAAGCAAAATTGCGGTTTGCCGTTCAGCCACATCGCGAGAACGCCCGGCTGCGCGCTGGCGTCCGTCTCCGGATCCAATTGGAGAACGAAATTATTCCATTCGCCGCGGGCTAGATTCATATTGTAGATTGTTTTTGCCGGGCTGCCCTTTTGGTGCTCGAGCAGATCGTCTCGAAAGCCGAAGAAAAGCTCGGCCGGACCATTCTTGTCCTTTGACGGCGTGATGCTCATCGCGAAGGGCGGATGACCGCCGCAGCATTGCCAGGCTTGAAGATGGATGGCCCAGGCGGTGGGCAGCTCATAGTGCGGGTCGAGCATGAAATCGAAGGAGATATACCGCGGTCCGCCGTTCACCAGCATTTTTTGATTGGACCAATGCGGAACGGCATCAAGAAAAATCTTGTCCTTCACATTCTCATCATGGTCCGCGGTGATTTGGATGGCCAAAGAGCGGGCATTGCCTAGCTTCGACGCCGAGTGCGGAACCTGCTTATCGAGCCAGACATTGAAAGATGTTCCTTTGTCCACGGTAAAGGCCGGCGGATTGCTTTTTGAGCCGTCCTTGCGATCCAGCATGTGGAAGTAGAAAGGCTTCGTGCGATCGCGCTTTGCGATTTCCGCGTCGTCAACGTAATGTTGATTGGAAAATTGCAGCTTCGTGTCAGGCTCAGCCGTCGCCATTGTAGCACCCACCGAAAAGACCAGAATAACTGTGAGATGCGAAAATCCGATTCTGCGCGCCATATCTCTCCTCAATGGTGAAGCAGGAAACTTATCGAAAGCAGGCAAAACCGGTTCAATTTTGACAATGCCGGCCGATGCGATCTTGGCGGTTGCAGAACCTCGGCATCTTTAGCCGGGCAGTTAGGCCCTCAGCCTTACGAGGCGGCCGTCAGTGCTCCGCTCGAAACGCCTTGAGGTCCGCTCGTTCCTGACGAAGTGAAAGAGCGTATTCGACGTCGGATGCCCGACAGTTTCTATCGGGATCGCGGCGCGATGAAGATCGCTATCCGTAAAGTGCTCATCGCGCCGCACGATCGTTTCTGCGGCGAGAACGCGTTCCAGCATCGCCGGGAACTCCCGCCAGCCAAAGACGCGCCAATGGTCTTCCTGACCAAAACGCTTGATGCGTTCATTCTTTGGAAGATCGGATAAATCTTCAACCGTGGCAGGATTGGATGTCATCGGAACCGACAGAATCATGCTTCCGCCAGGTTTCAATAATCTCGCGAACTCGGCAATCACCCAATCGACCGAGACCGGGAGGTGCTCCAAAATATGGTTGGCAATGAGCAGATCGACGCTTGAATCCGGCTCGTGCGCGATGTCGTTGCAAATATCGAATTTATACGGAAGGACCTGATTGCCCGAATAGGTCTGAGGGAATAAATCCAGCGGGTAATAGTTATGGGCGTCGACGATCTCGGCTATTTTATTCGACACTCCCTTCTCGGGGCCGAAATGGAAAACGACGCTGCTTTTGCTCAAAATGTTCAGCTTCGTCAGATATAGCCAAATGTACCTCGTTCTCTCCAAGGAGTGACAGCCGACGCACCAGGCATTTTCCCGGCCCCTGAATTCGCGAAATTCCGTACCGGAGCAAATGGGACATATCGGAACAGTCATAGGCAATCTCCCGCGGATGTCGCTGCCTCTGCGACGCTGAACCGGATGACCGATCTCCCGGCCGTTGAAGGGCTCACGCTCTGACGAATTTGCATAATGGACGGTAATCCAAGCCAACCGCTTTGCTCGAATAACGGATATCGCGTTCGAACCTGAAGCCCTTGTCGCGCATGATCGCCGTCAGCTCCCCATGCCAAGAGTCCCAGGCATCGGCGGCGTCAATCGTTGCCTGAAAGATGGCAGGCGCGCCGGGCGCGAGAAGGCGCGCGAGTTCTTTCGCGATCATCTCAAGCTTGTCGGATGAGGAAGCCGGCATTCGCGCGAATGCCAGTTGGGAAACGCCGGGCCGGTTGGGCAGCTTCCCCTTGGCCGCGAGTTCCGCCAGAAACGCATCGAGCGAAAGCTTCGGGCCCTGGAATTGCTCGTTCCATACTTTCTCCATCTTGTTGGTAAGACCGACGGAGAGCGCGACAAGCCGGCGGAACATGTAATGCGTTTCGCTCATCCAGCGATAGAGCGTGCGGTCCATGGCGCTTGCGAGACATTGCGGGCAGTGGCAGCCGGAGTCTTCTGAAAAGGCGGGGCCATACCAGTCGCAGATATTGCAATGCATGAGTTTGCCGGTCCGGACGGCTTCGAAAGTTGCGATCTGCTCAGGCAAGACGGGATGCGCCACGATGACGTTTTCATCAAAGCGTTGAGAGAGGCTGGGCCGCGTCTTGTTGAAGAGGGCGAGAACCCCTTCGGCTTCAGCGAATTTCCAGCCCATGCTTTCGGCGTAGAAACTATATTCCACGTCTGTGTAGTCGTGCGGTACGGCCTCGCTGAACCCGCCGATCTCTTCAAACATTCTGCGGCGAAATGCGAAAAGGCCACCTTGGATATGGCCAAAAACGCGA
The Methyloferula stellata AR4 DNA segment above includes these coding regions:
- a CDS encoding heparin lyase I family protein; this encodes MARRIGFSHLTVILVFSVGATMATAEPDTKLQFSNQHYVDDAEIAKRDRTKPFYFHMLDRKDGSKSNPPAFTVDKGTSFNVWLDKQVPHSASKLGNARSLAIQITADHDENVKDKIFLDAVPHWSNQKMLVNGGPRYISFDFMLDPHYELPTAWAIHLQAWQCCGGHPPFAMSITPSKDKNGPAELFFGFRDDLLEHQKGSPAKTIYNMNLARGEWNNFVLQLDPETDASAQPGVLAMWLNGKPQFCFKAHWGFDPGRVGDDGHKITNAMGVDIGVYRRRQATTQTVYFDNIRSGATFEAVSNYPVGAPLQCQSIEQPAAGRAQPSDGLEPERDTGNPRGIIVSERYFSL
- a CDS encoding class I SAM-dependent methyltransferase, with translation MTVPICPICSGTEFREFRGRENAWCVGCHSLERTRYIWLYLTKLNILSKSSVVFHFGPEKGVSNKIAEIVDAHNYYPLDLFPQTYSGNQVLPYKFDICNDIAHEPDSSVDLLIANHILEHLPVSVDWVIAEFARLLKPGGSMILSVPMTSNPATVEDLSDLPKNERIKRFGQEDHWRVFGWREFPAMLERVLAAETIVRRDEHFTDSDLHRAAIPIETVGHPTSNTLFHFVRNERTSRRFERSTDGRLVRLRA